Proteins from one Ananas comosus cultivar F153 linkage group 5, ASM154086v1, whole genome shotgun sequence genomic window:
- the LOC109709926 gene encoding E3 ubiquitin-protein ligase CHIP has protein sequence MAPAQASAAKQAELLKQDGNTFYKKERIGAAIDAYTGAITLCPNVAVYWTNRALCYKKRNEWRKVEDDCRKALQLDSHSVKAHYMLGLALLDREEYAEGIKELEKSLELGRGPHSMSYMVEEIWQALAKAKYTEWERSSKEIASQLRKLEEACENALKIYRDLDGSTEDEYEEQLIQLREVFRKATVADVPTEVPDHLCCKITLDIFRDPVITPSGVTYERAMLLQHLQKVGKFDPVTREPLEPEQLVPNLAIKEAVQAFLDDHGWAYKMRP, from the exons atggcgCCGGCGCAGGCGAGCGCGGCGAAGCAGGCGGAGCTGCTGAAGCAGGACGGGAACACGTTCTACAAGAAGGAGCGGATCGGAGCCGCCATTGACGCCTACACCGGG GCAATCACATTGTGCCCAAATGTGGCGGTATATTGGACTAATCGAGCACTATGCTATAAAAAGCGGAA TGAATGGAGAAAAGTTGAGGATGACTGCAGAAAGGCTCTTCAGCTCGACAGTCATTCGGTTAAG GCACACTATATGTTGGGTCTTGCACTTCTTGACAGGGAAGAATATGCAGAGGGAATCAAAGAATTGGAGAAG TCTTTGGAACTCGGGAGGGGCCCACACTCTATGAGCTACATGGTTGAGGAAATATGGCAGGCGCTCGCCAAGGCAAAGTACACGGAATGGGAGAGGTCATCAAAGGAGATAGCATCTCAACTTCGGAAATTGGA GGAAGCATGTGAAAATGCTCTTAAGATTTATCGTGACCTTGATGGTTCAACTGAAGATGAATATGAGGAGCAGTTGATTCAGCTGAGGGAGGTGTTCAGAAAAGCCACAGTAGCTGATGTTCCAACAGAA GTACCTGACCATCTGTGCTGTAAAATAACCCTAGATATCTTTCGGGACCCCGTAATTACACCATCTGGAGTTACGTACGAAAGGGCCATGCTTCTTCAACATCTCCAAAAG GTGGGCAAGTTTGACCCGGTCACGCGGGAGCCGCTCGAGCCAGAGCAACTCGTGCCAAACCTTGCCATTAAAGAAGCTGTCCAAGCATTCCTCGATGACCATGGCTGGGCTTACAAGATGAGGCCATAG
- the LOC109709984 gene encoding NAC domain-containing protein 35-like: MAIESAMNGEESRGDGHENDLVMPGFRFHPTEEELIDFYLRRKVEGKRFNVELITFLDLYSYDPWELPALAIIGDKEWFFYVPRDRKYRNGDRPNRVTPTGYWKATGADRMIRAENNRQVGLKKTLVFYSGKAPKGIRSTWIMNEYRLPKSETDLYQKAEISLCRVYKRSGNDDYSQLTSTLSAKASTSRGSLANRKHLTSHHQVVNFAIHDQGENSSLKIPEIAVGSKTNLPTSMLPKPKVYRSTASVASLSSTTTTEEDGLSFYHSTNTSGLIPPYSLLNLSTSTMTSTPIDELNKIVGYDQTYNNQPNHFHSLTPQSQLLPFNSLPVSFSTVSDKLWDWNPLPDVGRDYTSFK; encoded by the exons ATGGCCATCGAGTCGGCCATGAACGGAGAAGAGAGCAGGGGCGACGGCCACGAGAACGACCTCGTGATGCCGGGCTTCCGGTTCCATCCTACCGAAGAAGAGCTAATTGATTTCTACCTTCGGCGGAAGGTCGAGGGTAAACGCTTTAACGTGGAGCTCATCACCTTCCTCGATCTCTATAGCTACGACCCGTGGGAACTTCCGG CATTGGCAATAATTGGAGATAAGGAGTGGTTCTTTTATGTTCCTAGAGATCGAAAGTACAGGAACGGCGATCGACCCAACCGAGTCACTCCGACGGGTTATTGGAAGGCGACTGGGGCCGATCGGATGATTCGAGCCGAAAATAATCGGCAAGTTGGATTGAAAAAGACCCTTGTTTTCTACTCTGGGAAAGCCCCTAAGGGTATCAGGAGCACCTGGATCATGAATGAGTACCGTTTGCCAAAGAGCGAAACAGATCTGTATCAGAAG GCCGAAATTTCGCTATGCCGAGTCTACAAGAGATCCGGGAACGACGACTACTCCCAGCTCACTAGCACACTCTCTGCAAAGGCATCTACCTCTCGAGGGAGCCTAGCCAATAGAAAGCACCTCACATCTCACCATCAAGTTGTGAATTTCGCGATACATGATCAAGGTGAAAATTCATCGCTAAAAATCCCCGAGATTGCTGTGGGAAGCAAAACCAACTTGCCAACATCTATGCTACCAAAACCAAAAGTCTACAGATCGACGGCCTCAGTTGCTTCATTGAGCTCAACTACCACGACTGAAGAAGATGGCCTTTCCTTCTACCATTCGACGAACACGAGCGGTTTAATCCCTCCATACTCCCTCCTCAATTTATCCACTTCTACAATGACCTCAACTCCAATTGATGAGCTAAATAAGATAGTTGGATACGATCAAACATACAACAACCAACCCAACCATTTCCATTCATTGACACCGCAATCTCAGTTGCTTCCATTTAATTCGCTGCCTGTATCGTTCTCGACCGTTTCAGATAAGCTTTGGGACTGGAACCCTCTTCCGGATGTTGGGAGGGACTATACTAGTTTTAAGTGA
- the LOC109709924 gene encoding uncharacterized protein LOC109709924, with amino-acid sequence MARRRRCQTIQNQYEYRGEPQSQPTPQTRSHMQFDYAPPSPSPAYIDPHAAETSDSESYSSVDHEEGDEVIMEDEIGERTCVKAKLADLWSLPPGHRVVVVCNARGQPVRNEGRLLAQFLGSVARDGRICTLSHNDWRYVKKEAEEKILTAVKAKFLYTVRCEKWILKSTGKKWKDYKCDLKGTYFDERASLKELHSKAPEDVVNDQWISLVNFWKSDAGKARSLRNKRNRAMLKTTHTAGTKSFARVAEEMRQKHPEKKEPQRAEVYLSTHMHKDGTYLDERLASDLQKKMAENLEASTLQGRVAWKGDAFSEIIGKDKQGYIRGIGLGPSPREIFKPSCSCSCEGTVVEESIRQIKEHVGRLEQQVQNQSQSTAELKCRVQCLESLSIQVPDHLCCKITLDIFRDPVITPSGVTYERAVLHEHLQKVGKFDPITREPLEPHQLVPNLAIKEAVRAFLDEHGWSSKIQ; translated from the exons ATGGCAAGGCGTAGACGATGCCAAacaattcaaaatcaatatgaATATCGGGGGGAGCCCCAATCTCAACCCACCCCGCAAACACGGTCCCATATGCAATTTGATTATGCCCCCCCTTCCCCGAGTCCTGCTTATATCGACCCGCATGCTGCAGAAACTAGTGATTCGGAGTCTTACTCGAGTGTAGATCACGAAGAAGGTGACGAAGTAATCATGGAAG ATGAGATCGGTGAAAGAACCTGTGTGAAGGCTAAACTAGCTGATTTGTGGAGTTTACCACCGGGGCATCGAGTTGTCGTAGTTTGCAATGCCCGAGGGCAACCCGTTAGGAATGAAGGGCGGTTGTTGGCTCAGTTTTTGGGATCCGTAGCTAGAGATGGAAGGATATGCACTTTAAGTCATAACGACTGGAGATATGTTAAAAAGGAGGCCGAGGAAAAAATACTAACTGCGGTGAAG GCAAAGTTCCTATACACTGTGCGGTGTGAAAAGTGGATTTTAAAGTCAACTGGGAAAAAGTGGAAGGACTATAAGTGTGATCTAAAAGGAACGTACTTTGATGAGCGTGCCAGCTTGAAGGAGTTACATAGTAAAGCTCCAGAAGATGTGGTTAACGATCAATGGATTTCTCTTGTTAACTTCTGGAAGTCAGATGCTGGAAAG GCTCGTAGTTTAAGGAACAAAAGAAACCGTGCAATGCTGAAGACGACTCACACTGCTGGCACAAAGAGTTTTGCACGCGTTGCAGAGGAAATG AGGCAAAAGCATCCAGAGAAGAAAGAGCCGCAACGTGCTGAAGTCTACTTGAGTACTCATATGCACAAGGATGGAACGTACTTGGATGAGAGATTAGCC TCTGATTTGCAGAAAAAGATGGCCGAGAATTTAGAGGCATCAACATTGCAAGGACGGGTTGCATGGAAGGGTGATGCTTTCTCCGAAATCATAGGAAAGGACAAACAAGGATATATACGCGGTATAGGATTAGGTCCCTCTCCGAGAGAGATCTTCAAGCCTTCATGTTCGTGTTCCTGTGAGGGTACGGTAGTTGAAGAAAGCATCCGCCAAATAAAGGAGCATGTCGGGAGATTGGAGCAACAAGTACAAAACCAAAGCCAGAGTACTGCAGAGTTGAAATGTAGAGTGCAATGCTTGGAAAGTCTATCGATACAG GTGCCCGACCACCTCTGTTGCAAAATAACACTTGATATCTTTCGGGACCCGGTGATTACCCCAAGCGGAGTTACATACGAGAGGGCCGTGCTTCATGAACATCTTCAGAAG GTTGGCAAGTTCGATCCCATCACACGGGAGCCGCTGGAGCCACATCAGCTCGTGCCGAATCTTGCCATTAAAGAAGCTGTTCGAGCATTCCTTGATGAACATGGTTGGTCTTCCAAGATACAGTGA
- the LOC109710341 gene encoding skin secretory protein xP2-like: protein MCIQEKERGSGPARYGREGPPSRLRANGPAPARCERAGPACSAPGAQARPGLQWESRSPRPATGEQIGPGPLRARSQDRFWCAGQAKLTAGQPARPTAGEQVGPGLLLARAGPPPRSSRGSRTSPLRDSGPFPPFSSRKPSRPAHYGRVAPVQPAVGLSARPGPARFERAPSCGLAGPSCPSAPATSDYARFSLLHASGPGLAL, encoded by the coding sequence atgtgtatacaagaaaaggaaagagggTCCGGCCCGGCCCGCTACGGGAGAGAGGGTCCACCCAGCCGACTGAGGGCGAACGGGCCCGCCCCAGCACGCTGTGAGCGAGCGGGCCCGGCCTGCTCCGCACCCGGCGCGCAGGCCAGGCCCGGCCTGCAGTGGGAGAGCAGATCGCCCCGGCCCGCCACGGGCGAGCAGATCGGGCCCGGCCCGCTACGGGCCAGAAGCCAGGACCGCTTCTGGTGCGCGGGCCAAGCCAAACTTACTGCGGGCCAGCCGGCCCGACCCACAGCTGGCGAGCAAGTCGGGCCCGGCCTGCTGCTGGCGAGGGCCGGCCCGCCGCCCCGCAGCAGTCGTGGGTCCCGGACCAGCCCGCTGCGGGATAGCGGGCCTTTTCCGCCCTTTAGTTCTCGCAAGCCTTCCCGTCCTGCCCACTACGGGCGAGTGGCCCCGGTCCAGCCCGCTGTGGGCCTgtcggcccggcccggcccggcccgctTCGAGCGAGCGCCCAGCTGCGGGCTTGCTGGCCCATCCTGCCCTTCAGCTCCCGCTACGAGCGACTATGCCCGGTTCAGCCTGCTGCATGCGAGCGGGCCGGGCCTGGCCCTTTAG